In one window of Cloacibacillus sp. DNA:
- a CDS encoding recombinase family protein — MGKQYAYIRVSSKEQNEERQRAAMLEYGVSVENIILDKQSGKDFERRGYKRLMRKIKQDDVLVIKSIDRLGRNYNEILEQWRILTKEKQAAIVVLDMPLLNTRQSRDLTGILIADIVLQLLSYVAETERDFIRQRQAEGIAAAKARGCNLGRKPKERPMEFEALKSAWERGEISARYAAQRLKINHMTFKRWVSGCGKEQ, encoded by the coding sequence ATGGGTAAACAATATGCGTACATAAGAGTCTCTTCCAAGGAACAAAATGAAGAGAGGCAACGAGCCGCGATGTTGGAATATGGCGTCTCGGTGGAAAATATCATTCTTGATAAACAGTCGGGCAAAGATTTTGAACGGCGCGGCTACAAAAGGTTGATGCGAAAAATAAAACAGGACGACGTTCTAGTGATAAAAAGTATTGACCGGCTAGGGCGTAATTACAACGAAATTCTTGAACAATGGCGGATTCTGACAAAAGAAAAACAGGCTGCAATCGTTGTATTGGATATGCCCCTTCTTAATACTCGACAGAGCCGAGACCTTACGGGCATTTTAATTGCTGACATAGTATTGCAACTGCTTAGCTACGTCGCGGAGACCGAGCGAGATTTCATCCGACAAAGGCAAGCTGAAGGGATCGCCGCAGCAAAAGCGCGAGGCTGCAATCTGGGCCGTAAACCCAAAGAGCGCCCCATGGAATTTGAAGCCCTCAAAAGCGCATGGGAAAGAGGGGAAATCTCTGCCAGATATGCTGCTCAGCGTCTTAAAATCAATCACATGACATTCAAGCGCTGGGTCTCTGGCTGCGGCAAAGAGCAATAA
- a CDS encoding Helicase associated domain protein, producing the protein MIGLFKHNQIAYESAALMLRERGKAAVIHPTGTGKSFIGFKLAEDNPEATVCWLSPSENIFKTQIENLQATGGVTPRNIRFFTYARLMLMGEHELSALRPAYIILDEFHRCGAQAWGVGVRKLLDMYTESQILGFSATNIRYLDNQRDMADELFDGNIASQMTLGEVVVRGILAPPTYVISLYSCQKDLERYQFRVKGAKNKVVRDEAQKRLDALRRQLEKSEGLDVIFQKHITDTNGKYIVFCSNVEHLKEAICHIHEWFGKVDNNPRIYKVYADDPATSKSFAAFKTDKSAGLKLLLCIDMLNEGVHIDDISGVILFRPTVSPIIYKQQIGRALSAGSPQKTVIIDVVNNIENLYSISVLQEEMCFAIESYNALGENSLVVNDSFTIIDEARDSRLLFNELEEMLSTSWEIMFSYARAYYNEHGHLDVPKRYRTPEGCSLGSWLNTQRLVRSGKIPGILGNDRIAQLDSIAMRWKNRYEYLWERYYDALCRYRSKNGNIDICADYVTPDGLELGKYLCNLRQSKNNGRRGCYLTDERIAVLNKLGMIWDKLDYIWEKNYLACAEYYLIHHHLNIPAGYIDPNGMRIGAWVSRMRKIRSGRLYGSAPLTASQIERLDAIQMDWVDAYTRRWAYGYEQAVAYYREFGSLDVPLSYVNKNGFPLGGWLKNHVDVNSKTGRTSIKVTPERRAKLDELGFKWTAEDSWQTRITACREYLMEHGDLAIPAHYVVGGIWLGKWLYECRRMYRGELKGKKLTNRQIQQLEELGVDWRTPFERAWCEKYKTAERLLEARGNINVANCCKAEDEIRIEQWMARQKILCKHGKLSREQIEKLNALNITKTATHNNPERMVWGVEQ; encoded by the coding sequence ATGATAGGCTTATTTAAACATAACCAAATAGCTTATGAATCAGCGGCTTTAATGTTGAGAGAAAGAGGCAAAGCCGCCGTCATCCATCCTACCGGCACGGGGAAATCTTTTATAGGTTTTAAACTTGCGGAGGATAACCCCGAGGCCACTGTATGCTGGCTCTCTCCAAGCGAAAATATCTTTAAAACACAGATAGAAAACTTGCAGGCCACCGGAGGAGTAACGCCACGGAATATCCGTTTCTTCACCTATGCCAGGCTCATGCTGATGGGAGAGCACGAACTTTCAGCCCTTCGTCCCGCCTATATCATCCTCGACGAATTCCACCGTTGCGGTGCTCAGGCGTGGGGCGTAGGCGTGCGGAAGTTGCTTGACATGTACACAGAGTCGCAAATCTTGGGTTTCTCCGCTACGAACATTCGTTATCTGGACAATCAGCGCGATATGGCTGACGAGCTCTTTGACGGTAACATCGCATCACAAATGACGCTTGGTGAAGTTGTCGTGCGTGGCATCCTAGCCCCGCCAACTTATGTTATATCTCTTTATTCGTGTCAGAAAGATTTAGAAAGATATCAATTCCGCGTCAAGGGAGCGAAAAACAAAGTTGTTCGCGACGAGGCTCAGAAACGTCTTGACGCCCTTCGCCGTCAACTTGAAAAATCAGAGGGCCTAGATGTTATTTTCCAAAAGCATATAACTGATACCAATGGCAAATACATCGTATTCTGTTCCAACGTAGAACATTTGAAAGAGGCAATCTGTCACATACATGAGTGGTTTGGTAAAGTAGACAATAACCCGCGTATATACAAAGTATACGCCGACGATCCTGCAACGAGTAAATCATTTGCGGCTTTCAAGACGGATAAGAGCGCAGGATTAAAGCTCCTGCTATGCATTGACATGCTCAACGAAGGCGTCCATATAGATGATATTTCTGGCGTGATTCTATTTCGTCCCACGGTGTCTCCTATTATTTACAAACAGCAGATAGGACGTGCGTTGTCTGCGGGAAGTCCCCAAAAAACCGTCATCATTGATGTCGTGAACAATATCGAAAACCTTTACAGCATCTCCGTGCTACAAGAGGAGATGTGTTTTGCCATAGAATCATACAACGCTTTGGGAGAAAATTCGCTTGTCGTCAATGACAGCTTCACCATTATCGATGAGGCGCGCGACAGCAGGTTGCTCTTCAACGAACTAGAAGAGATGCTGTCCACCTCATGGGAAATTATGTTCAGCTACGCAAGGGCTTATTATAACGAACATGGCCATCTTGATGTTCCCAAACGTTATAGGACCCCGGAGGGGTGCTCCCTTGGTTCATGGCTCAACACGCAGCGCCTTGTGCGTTCCGGTAAGATTCCAGGCATTCTTGGAAATGATAGGATCGCCCAACTGGACAGTATTGCAATGCGCTGGAAGAATCGCTACGAGTACTTATGGGAAAGATACTATGATGCGCTCTGCCGATATCGCTCAAAGAACGGCAATATCGATATTTGCGCTGATTATGTGACCCCGGATGGACTTGAGCTTGGGAAATATCTTTGCAACCTCCGCCAGTCTAAAAACAACGGTAGGCGTGGTTGCTATCTTACGGACGAGCGTATCGCGGTTTTGAACAAACTGGGCATGATATGGGACAAACTTGACTATATATGGGAGAAGAACTACCTTGCCTGCGCGGAATATTACCTAATACACCATCATCTCAACATACCGGCAGGATATATAGATCCTAATGGGATGCGTATTGGGGCATGGGTAAGCAGAATGAGAAAGATAAGAAGCGGGAGGCTGTACGGCTCTGCCCCGCTCACTGCCTCCCAAATAGAACGACTTGATGCCATTCAGATGGACTGGGTTGACGCGTACACTCGCAGATGGGCATACGGCTATGAACAGGCCGTAGCCTACTATAGAGAGTTCGGTTCTTTAGACGTCCCACTGTCTTATGTCAATAAAAACGGATTTCCCCTGGGCGGGTGGTTAAAGAATCATGTCGATGTCAATTCTAAAACAGGTAGAACTTCGATCAAAGTCACGCCGGAACGCCGCGCGAAGCTGGACGAACTTGGTTTTAAATGGACAGCGGAAGATTCATGGCAGACACGCATCACGGCCTGCAGAGAGTACTTAATGGAGCATGGCGATTTGGCGATTCCAGCCCACTATGTGGTTGGTGGAATCTGGCTTGGAAAATGGCTCTATGAATGCCGGCGGATGTACCGAGGTGAACTAAAGGGCAAAAAATTGACCAATAGACAGATACAGCAGCTAGAGGAGTTGGGTGTTGACTGGCGCACACCGTTTGAACGGGCATGGTGCGAGAAATATAAGACAGCAGAGCGTCTACTTGAGGCAAGGGGCAATATCAATGTTGCAAACTGCTGCAAGGCCGAAGATGAAATCCGCATAGAACAATGGATGGCCAGACAAAAGATATTGTGCAAACATGGCAAACTATCGCGAGAGCAGATAGAGAAACTGAATGCTCTGAATATTACAAAAACGGCAACGCATAATAATCCGGAAAGGATGGTGTGGGGAGTTGAACAATAA